One part of the Anopheles coustani chromosome 2, idAnoCousDA_361_x.2, whole genome shotgun sequence genome encodes these proteins:
- the LOC131263875 gene encoding heparan sulfate glucosamine 3-O-sulfotransferase 5 — MPTKRRADQLRDCSVTLPLDILWLPKAAMRPLGPDPSHSDCVLVVGVSRPKLAALFLSVMLISLFLTFHILYDSAVYSIQAATAISENKIAILTNHIPNPPVFNQPVIFPNRIHFPKTSRRLPQCLIIGVRKCGTRALLEMLYLHPRIQKANGEVHFFDRDENYLRGLEWYRKKMPHSFRGQITIEKSPSYFVTPEVPERVRAMNASIKLLLIVREPVTRAISDYTQLRSHAATATLPQQQTLSSTSPLSKSFEDLAILPNGTVNEAYRPLAISQYHVHVHRWLEVFPREQLLVVNGDQLIDDPVSQLRRIEDFLGIEPRIGSNNFYFNETKGFYCLRNETGDKCLRETKGRKHPRVDPVVISKLRKFFVEHNQKFYELVGEDLGWPEE; from the exons ATGCCCACAAAACGACGCGCTGATCAATTGAGGGATTGTTCCGTTACATTACCATTGGATATTCT ATGGTTACCCAAAGCGGCTATGAGGCCCCTCGGGCCAGATCCTTCTCACTCGGATTGCGTCCTCGTCGTAGGCGTATCGAGGCCCAAGCTGGCGGCACTGTTCCTCTCGGTGATGCTGATTTCGCTGTTCCTTACCTTTCACATCCTGTACGATAGTGCGGTGTACAGTATACAG gCGGCAACGGCGATttcggaaaacaaaatcgcCATACTGACAAATCACATCCCCAATCCACCGGTTTTCAATCAACCTGTTATATTTCCGAACCGAATACACTTTCCCAAAACTAGCCGTAGGTTACCGCAA TGTTTAATAATCGGAGTGAGAAAATGTGGCACACGCGCCCTGCTAGAGATGCTATACTTACATCCAAGGATACAGAAGGCCAACGGCGAGGTGCATTTTTTCGATCGCGACGAAAACTACCTGAGGGGGCTCGAGTGGTACCGGAAGAAGATGCCACACTCCTTCCGTGGCCAGATAACGATCGAGAAGAGCCCCAGCTATTTCGTAACACCAGAG GTTCCGGAGCGAGTCCGGGCAATGAATGCATCCATCAAGCTGCTTCTAATTGTAAGGGAACCCGTAACGAGAGCAATATCCGATTACACGCAGCTACGAAGCCACGCGGCAACGGCAACACTACCGCAGCAGCAGACGCTATCGTCAACTTCTCCCCTGTCGAA ATCGTTTGAGGACTTGGCCATCCTACCGAATGGCACCGTCAACGAGGCGTACCGACCGTTGGCCATATCGCAGTATCACGTGCACGTGCACCGGTGGCTGGAGGTGTTCCCCCGCGAGCAATTACTGGTCGTCAACGGAGACCAGCTCATCGACGATCCGGTTTCCCAGCTGCGCCGGATCGAGGATTTTTTAG GCATTGAACCACGGATCGGTAGCAATAACTTCTActtcaacgaaacgaaaggatTCTACTGCCTGCGGAACGAGACGGGCGACAAGTGTCTGCGGGAGACGAAGGGCCGGAAGCACCCCCGGGTCGATCCGGTCGTGATATCGAAGTTGCGTAAGTTCTTCGTCGAACACAATCAAAAATTCTACGAGCTCGTCGGCGAAGACCTGGGCTGGCCGGAGGAGTAG
- the LOC131263866 gene encoding cilia- and flagella-associated protein 299-like codes for MKLTDQDLRILEFETYEQYLESLIDGKSLQYFGDRENLISLYRTGYRALTKEAFEAQRNFLQVAKDPNTLFSRNIVPKDTLLQELAERERPNRLGLLSTIIYIRCMKNSVEISGYIDYEEGLRRVHRDQQYSNDWRAIFEGRTVLYPTPVDLLYYNAKTDRSWKNNTRNYRILFDPRRGIIFRNMHDRKDIHPDPVASFYGTNTSRTEVPSELYEQAVLYDHVVRKNY; via the exons ATGAAGCTAACCGACCAGGACCTACGAATTCTTGAGTTCGAGACGTACGAGCAATACCTCGAGTCGTTAATCGATGGCAAGAGCCTCCAGTATTTCGGTGATCGGGAAAATTTAATCAGCCTGTATCGAACGGGCTACAG AGCACTCACAAAGGAAGCATTTGAGGCACAGCGCAACTTCCTGCAGGTAGCGAAGGATCCCAATACACTGTTCAGCCGTAACATCGTGCCCAAAGATACGCTACTCCAGGAGCTGGCGGAAAGGGAACGTCCTAATCGTTTGGGTCTATTGTCG ACAATCATCTACATCCGGTGCATGAAAAACTCGGTGGAAATCTCGGGCTACATCGACTACGAGGAAGGCCTCCGACGGGTGCACCGCGATCAGCAGTACTCCAACGACTGGCGGGCGATCTTTGAGGGACGTACCGTGCTCTACCCGACCCCTGTCGATCTCCTGTACTATAACGCCAAGACGGACCGCAGCTGGAAGAATAACACGCGCAACTATCGGATCCTCTTTGACCCGCGGCGTGGCATCATCTTCCGCAACATGCACGATCGCAAGGACATCCATCCGGATCCGGTGGCCAGCTTCTACGGTACCAACACGAGTCGCACCGAGGTGCCGAGCGAGCTGTACGAGCAGGCCGTCCTATACGATCACGTCGTGCGGAAGAACTACTAG
- the LOC131263848 gene encoding probable protein phosphatase CG10417 gives MGAYLSEPQTKKDSSDESNDYLICGSSSMQGWRVSQEDAHNCILNFDDNASFFAVYDGHGGAEVAQYCSLHLPSFLKTVEAYGRKNFTQALKDAFIGFDATLLEERVIEVLKQLSDKTNGEEEADEDEEEEEYDNVEDLCKEAMMPLNDVLQRYCKEVKMAGAASNQRVAMVAKEGNSSKSVSPYLKGKRRGMAGGSSGADDTDEPGGSSSSSSAGASAAAAGGSSSSSAPVSSGEADPAAQESKPVSTASADAADSTVSSSEEQVLRETAAVSVQEPSSSSSSAETSDVTLAALAASAAATTAVGIGSKTAEQSNEISDTEGIVPANAVARGEASASGAASAAVKENCAPDSSSSDGSRQLLAGRLNGDVKVGGTSSGAVSSSCSSSSTPAAPAGSSASRENGVVGSASSGGSKSASPAAAAPKVHSTATGEVVKKESKNGPSSADVSMNDDDTDDDDESDSDEEFPHVGEPADDTSSTEDGEEDPYGEDGSEDDEDGEEEGEYEEEEDLMNEEDAAFMKNISDEPGKDSGCTAVVALLHGKDLYVANAGDSRCVVCRNGQALEMSFDHKPEDTIEYERIEKAGGRVTLDGRVNGGLNLSRAIGDHGYKTNKSLPPQEQMISALPDIQHITVGPEDDFMVLACDGIWNFMTSDEVVQFVQERIHEPDAKLSKICEELFDNCLAPHTKGDGTGCDNMTAIIVKFKPNFTGSSASRKRTASASVDTPEPSSATKKVKTDAVPACAPDGASSTTEVESCSNGATKPETDQEPPADATEEMEAAAAVASIDGSSEAATSSSST, from the exons ATGGGAGCATACCTTTCGGAACCGCAAACGAAGAAGGATTCTAGCGACGAGTCGAACGATTATTTGATATGCGGCTCGAGCTCGATGCAAGGATGGCGAGTTAGTCAAGAG GACGCACACAACTGCATACTGAACTTCGATGATAACGCTTCATTTTTCGCGGTGTACGACGGGCACGGCGGGGCGGAGGTGGCCCAGTACTGCAGCCTGCACCTGCCCAGCTTCCTCAAAACGGTCGAGGCGTACGGGCGGAAGAATTTCACGCAGGCACTGAAGGATGCGTTCATCGGCTTCGACGCGACGCTGCTGGAGGAAAGGGTGATCGAGGTGCTGAAACAGTTGTCGGACAAAACCAACGGCGAGGAGGAAGCGGAcgaggatgaggaggaggaagagtaCGATAATGTGGAGGATCTGTGCAAGGAGGCAATGATGCCGTTAAACGACGTTCTGCAGCGGTACTGCAAGGAGGTAAAGATGGCTGGAGCAGCGTCCAACCAGCGTGTGGCCATGGTAGCGAAGGAGGGAAACTCTTCGAAATCGGTTTCTCCATATTTGAAAGGCAAGCGACGTGGTATGGCGGGTGGTTCTTCCGGGGCCGATGATACGGACGAACCCGGTGGCAGTTCGTCTTCGTCCTCCGCCGGAGCctccgctgctgctgcaggtgGAAGCAGTTCTAGCAGTGCCCCCGTAAGCTCGGGAGAAGCAGATCCAGCCGCTCAGGAAAGCAAACCAGTTTCAACAGCTTCAGCGGATGCGGCGGATTCGACTGTCAGCAGCTCGGAGGAACAGGTGCTTCGCGAAACGGCAGCTGTCTCCGTACAGgaaccatcatcgtcatcgtcctctGCCGAAACAAGTGATGTAACTCTTGCCGCCCTTGCCGCTTCCGCCGCTGCCACCACCGCAGTCGGCATTGGAAGCAAAACGGCAGAACAGAGCAACGAGATTAGCGACACTGAGGGAATCGTGCCGGCAAATGCGGTGGCCAGGGGTGAAGCATCGGCATCGGGTGCCGCCTCCGCCGCAGTTAAGGAAAACTGTGCCCCGGACAGTTCTTCGTCGGATGGAAGTAGACAGTTGCTTGCGGGCAGACTGAACGGGGACGTCAAGGTGGGAGGCACATCATCTGGAGCCGTGTCGTCTTCGTGCTCATCCTCTTCGACCCCTGCCGCTCCGGCCGGCTCATCGGCAAGTCGAGAGAATGGGGTGGTTGGTTCGGCATCCAGTGGTGGATCGAAGAGCGCCTCGCCTGCAGCGGCGGCCCCTAAGGTACACAGCACGGCGACCGGCGAGGTGGTGAAGAAAGAATCGAAGAATGGTCCTTCGTCGGCCGATGTTTCCATGAACGATGATGACacggacgatgatgacgaaagCGATTCCGACGAGGAGTTCCCGCACGTCGGCGAACCGGCCGATGATACATCCAGCACAGAGGACGGCGAAGAAGATCCGTACGG tGAGGACGGAAGCGAAGACGATGAAGATGGTGAAGAGGAAGGTGAATATGAAGAGGAGGAAGACTTGATGAACGAGGAAGACGCTGCGTTcatgaaaaacatttccgatGAGCCCGGAAAGGACAGCGGTTGTACGGCAGTCGTTGCTTTGCTACACGGAAAGGATCTTTACGTCGCCAATGCAG GCGACTCTCGGTGTGTAGTTTGTCGCAACGGTCAGGCACTGGAGATGAGCTTCGATCACAAGCCGGAAGACACGATCGAGTACGAACGGATAGAGAAGGCGGGCGGCCGGGTGACGCTGGACGGGCGCGTCAATGGAGGGCTTAATCTTTCCCGCGCCATCGGCGATCATGGCTACAAAACG AACAAATCTCTACCACCGCAGGAACAGATGATATCCGCTCTGCCGGACATCCAGCACATCACGGTCGGGCCGGAGGACGACTTTATGGTGCTGGCCTGCGACGGCATCTGGAACTTTATGACCAGTGATGAAGTCGTACAGTTCGTGCAGGAGCGAATCCACGAGCCGGATGCAAAGCTGTCAAAAATTTGTGAAGAG CTGTTTGACAATTGCTTAGCGCCACACACCAAAGGGGACGGAACCGGTTGTGACAACATGACGGCCATCATCGTTAAGTTTAAACCTAACTTCACCGGTTCTTCCGCGTCGCGGAAACGGACAGCTTCGGCCTCCGTCGATACACCGGAGCCGTCGTCGGCTAcgaaaaaagttaaaaccGATGCAGTCCCCGCCTGCGCCCCCGATGGCGCTTCCTCCACGACGGAAGTGGAAAGCTGCAGCAACGGAGCAACAAAGCCGGAAACGGACCAGGAACCGCCGGCGGATGCCACCGAGGAGATGGAAGCTGCCGCCGCTGTCGCATCGATCGATGGTTCCTCCGAAGCGGCTACGTCATCGTCATCCACGTGA
- the LOC131263888 gene encoding intraflagellar transport protein 20 homolog produces the protein MGEEFGKSGLYIDDLYTLRVIDPEVANETNDLRDECEKFTEKLSEFRRIIEQFANIIEVFAVEVDQEKMRAVGVQNMLKTFSKQRESEQQQIQSEIIEKMVELDKLKIEYQYLQRIESEQQEMIDNFYQNQ, from the exons ATGGGAGAAGAGTTTGGTAAATCTGGTTTGTACATAGACGATCTCTACACGCTACGAGTGATCGATCCGGAGGTTGCTAACGAGACGAACGACTTGCGGGATGAGTGTGAAAAGTTTACCGAAA AACTTTCCGAATTCCGACGCATCATCGAACAGTTTGCGAACATCATCGAAGTGTTCGCGGTGGAAGTTGACCAGGAAAAGATGCGTGCGGTCGGTGTGCAGAACATGCTGAAAACGTTCTCCAAGCAGCGCGAATCCGAGCAGCAACAAATACAG AGCGAAATCATCGAGAAAATGGTCGAACTAGATAAGCTAAAAATTGAATACCAATATCTGCAGCGAATCGAATCGGAGCAGCAGGAAATGATAGATAATTTCTATCAAAACCAGTAA